The nucleotide window TGAAAAGATTGACAATGATTCAAACATGGTGACAAACATTGTCATTTGATTGTTAAGTTTGGTTAAAAGTTTGTAACCACTTGGAAAGAACTTTTGGTGATAATTATAagaaggcttaaatatgtttttcatccctgtaattataggccgtttgatttttcatccctgagcttactaatcctcccattttgcccctgtaaaagttaatcatttgaaaattcgTCCCTCTTCTCGGTTAATCACTGCCACAttatcaaattagcaaaatggcgtgggaattgacaaaaatacccctgacttatttttaaaattctgaaaattgtttttataaattaaaaaatctgaaaataattttaaaaaataaaaaaattctaaaaaaatttaattttttgaaatatgaaaaaaaaatagaaaattatataattttttaaaatctgaatatataatttcgaaaattattaaaaaatcataataataatttcgaaaaaatttccgattatataattttaaaaaatataattttttgaaatatgaaaaaaaaaatggaaaattatatattttttaaaatcagaatatataatttcgaaaaatattaaaaaatctgatttttaaaaaaatcataatattaatttcgaaaaaatctgattatatattttttaaaattatgtgaaaaattatttcattttttttcgaaaaagttattttcaaaaatatcagattatatatttttaaaattatataataaaaaaatttcggtaaattattttaattataagttaggggtatttttgtcaattcccatgccattttgctaatttgatgatgtggcaGTGATTAACCGAGAAGAGGGAcgaattttcaaatgattaacttttacaggggcaaaatgggaggattagtaagctcagggatgaaaaatcaaacggcctataattacagggatgaaaaacatatttaagccttataaGAATGtataaacaaaaacatactATGTATATtcgaaaaaggaaaagaaaaaaaatactatgtaGGAGTTAATATGGGTTTGGTTATTGGTGACATAATTAGTGTGTACCACTATTAAAATGATCTATGATGGTCTAGTTCACTTTTGGCCATCTTATCAAATAGGACCGAAATTTTTATGATAATCTCTATATCATATCGTTTGTATTTCCTATATGTCAGAGTATTGAACCAGATCGTTATAATTGAAGAGCGAATTTTCAACCAAATAATTTTAGGGTTACCGGCATCTCAATATGATTTTCTTACACTATCTTAACCTCACCATTCTCAATCAAACAGCATAGTGGAATGTGCGGGCCCTCCGTGAAttctaaatcatgtttatcatTGAAAATTTGTGCTATTAAGCTTTCTCTTCGTTCTCCAAAATATGGCTTTCTTAATGTTATGCATCTATGTGTTATCACTTTTAGTGGATGAaggtatataatatatatgtttcaTGTGATGGTATATAAAGTTTGACATCATTGTATGGTCAAAACTAGTTCAATTCAACAAAATTGTGTAACCTTAAATGTTAAATAAGGTATTTTTAAGTAGGACCAATGAATCACGGACATTTCTCAGATTAGGCGTGTTTTATTGTCAAACACGTATTGTGTCCGACACTGACACAAAACcaacacttgtaattacatttaattatgtgattttttcaaattattaactaTATCGTCGTGTTAATAtacgtgtcgtgtccggtgtccgtgtccgtatcaGTGCTTCGTATAATCAAAACCATAAAAATGTATAGAACTTCGGAGGAAATTTGGATTTAAAAGTGAACTggcaaaattttaaaaaaattaaatagtccCATAAAAATCTCCATATATCTAAAAGGCACTTTTGTGATTTGATATCAAAGATACTTGAGGTGGATCCAGTGAAAACCATAACAAACATTGTTAAAAGTTTTAACTTAAAACTAACGCCGTTTAATATAGCAaacttttggtcaaaaaaaaatataacaaacttaAAAATTGGTCATCAGCTCGTAAAAACTAACGCTGTTTAATATAACAAACCCCTACCATATACAATCCGTTAAACTAACTAATCAAATTTTAtccttccttccttcaaaacaaaaaaaagttatatcgAAAAAAGAGACAGAGAAAATTAGActataagtttcatgatcataTACATCAGGTACCATTATATTGTCAACAAAGGGATTTAATTATGTTTCTTTGTTCATATTGTCAACATAGGGTGGTATATATACGTGTCCgtcttttcacattttttattgCGGTACCATTTGTAAATTATAAAcggtattttttatgaaattttgattttgattaaaatataggtagatgtatataaatgtttgtgactttcaaattataacaaaccatatgtatctttttcaataacaccaacaacataacaaatacaatataaattctaatcttttttaatgacacaaaCAATAAAGCattattataacaaaatttgtttaagggtataattagaaaaatgaaaaatttaaccCAAAATTCTATATCGCCTTTACATATAGTATAGGTAAATATATACAATATTATTCCTATTATAGGgaagtagtttttattttaataagatttatttcttttaattaataattttgataatattataaaaggataaaatagtttaaatgaaagGTAAAATAGAAAAGGGAAAAGTAAGTCCAAACTCATGTATTTTGTTTATGTATATATGTCAATCTAATGGTTTAGAATTGGCGACaaagatattatattttctagtaaactcatatgtagaatttatatttttgaataaaattttgcagaaattttgataatattataagaatttctCCCAAAAagtaattagaatttttttggagagatttttacaatattctaaacatttatgtacaattttattgaaaaatacaaaGGCTATACATGATTAGACTTTAAAATAGGGACAAAAAatggtgattgaaaattttagaggaattaaaacaaataatttatatatttataggaataaaaaaaaaacaatgaaggtTGAAAACAGTaagaagataaaagaaaaacaattatgaTACAGAGTCCATAAACCCTATAAAGGTTCCAATAATAAGATTCTATAATCTGAATGTGAGAATGGCTGCAAAATGACGGCTTTAGGGTGGATGAGCCTTTAATATCATCCACGGTGCACAACTTAAATAATGAATCCAACCCGTTCATTGATGACGGTGCAAGATATATGTCCCTTTCTTCTCTATCATTATCTTTGCAAGATCTATAAACccactttcataaaaaaaagatcTATAAACCCTCTTAATCTAACGGCCTTTAAAGGTTGCCCATGGTGAGAGATATGATATGGTTTCTCACTGTAGCCCTGAGCCTACAAAAGTAACAAACATCGCTACCTTTAAATATTAGCATTAACTTACTCAAAGAGCCAAGCTtcgttttcttcttcctctattCTTTCAGGAAATTCttcatatatttcaattttaagtaGAACAGCTGAGTATCATGTCTTCATCTGCAGAGAATGAAACACACAGCAATGGTGGTTATACTAACAGAGGGTTGAAAAAGGGTCCATGGTCATCGGAAGaggatgaaaaattgaaagcaTATGTGTACTCCCTGCAAGCacaatatccaacaaaaaaggGAGTTAGAAATTGGAATTCAGTATCAAAAAGTGCAGGTCTTAGTAGATGTGGTAGAAGTTGTCGTTTGAGATGGATGAATCACCTAGATAAAGATGTGAAAAAGGGCCCATTcagtaaagaagaagaaaaattattcTTTGAGTTACATGCTAAGCTTGGTGGATTCAAATGGAGTAAAATGGCTCTACAGGTGCTTTGTGTTCATCCTTCACTTAATTAAATACTTATATTTGTGAGTTTTCAACGTTATTGAACTATGATATGATGTTATATTAGGAAGAAgtttcttggttttttttttgaaagagaagtaGTTGTTGCTTGGTGTTGTTGGCTGCAATGTTGCCTATAAAGAGAATTGATTCATGAAGATCCTTCGTCAAACCACTCATATGtggtattttttattaatttcattaaGGGTAATTTTGTCAATTCATACTTTCTCCCTTCCTAACTCACGTGTTTCTTCCCTTTCTTCCCTCTCCTTTTCCacaccacctcctcctcctcttcctcttttctctCACCGACCACCGTATTCCACCACGCTCGTACGCCATATCAGCACCACCGTCTCACAGTCCGACCACCATCTCACAACCACCGTGAGACAGAATAAAACTATTAGATCTCACAACCACCGTCTCATCACCACAACAACTGTAGCTCGACATCTCAGACTCACCACCGGAACACTAAACACAGACGACGGCAACGACGAGTTATGGAAATTGTAAAGTCTGTCGTCACGGTGGCGGCGACGGTGACATGAACTGATTCcgatctgattttttttttttaatttgatttgtgtTGTCTCAGTTGAAGGATGTGATTCTCATTGGTTTGGAATGGTTGTTGGTTCAGTTTTTGGTCTGAGTGGGGTGGCGGAGAGAACACGGAGGGAGGGAGGAAGAGAAAGGCTTCTctgtgtttttcttcttctttctattgtgttttttatttttattgcacttaattaattaaaaagtgtTAGATTCATTTACAGTTTTTGCAATAACTTATTGAAACAGATTTATTAGTTAACATGTTGTGCTATGAGTTTGAAGCCATCTTTTATGTTAGTGTGGCTTAGTTGCTAGTTTAGTAGTTTGGTCTTTTTGTTTGCAGATGGATTTTTGTGTTGTTGTATTAGGATTTAGGAGTGGTGGTCTCTAAGTTGTTTACTAGAGATTGTTACAGTTACCTTTAATTTGCATTCGTTCTCTTTGTGACAGTTTCCTGGAAGATCAGATAATGCTATCAAGAACTTTTGGaatgcaagaaaaagaaaatataaaaagagtgGCCTATCACCCTACCCTAACAACACAAGACATGCTGATGTGTTGAACGGAAACAACCCTCATCAACTTCCAACCTTATTTGCTGTCCCAAATACGCAGCTTCCAAACTTCGTTGCTGATTCAAATATGTTGTACTATGATGTGGGAAGCAATCACATTGCCCCAACATCCATTGCTGTGTGAGTAGATTATATATACATTGCCATTGTGTATTCTTACtaatcaaattatatatatctATCAATGTCCCCGTAATGATAATgtcaaatttattgttaaattcataaatttcaGGGCGGACAATGGAGCTTCTACTACACCTATGGCTATGATGTCATATCAACAACCTCCAATTCAAGAATGTTCATACATTCCAAACATCGACTATCTGCTTTCACTCCCGCagttttcattcattcaaactATGGACTGTCCGGGTTCTTCACAGAGTGGTTATTCACAAATTCCATCACCTGAAGAGACTCAATATCAGATCTTAGAATCAATTTCTCCGGAAAATGATGGTTTATTGGAGTCGATGTTTAAAACAGCAGTGAGTGGCGAATGCTCATATGCTGCTACACCCATGCGTCCCCCTGAGATAAATTTGGTTGATGAAAGAGGCAAGAAACCAATTTCTTTGGAAAATGATGTTGAAGATGGCGACTTGATCAATACAGATTTTTGGTTTAACTACGGTTCATACGACAATGACAACAATAACTTGCATGACAAGCTTCCACACAACATGAAGGATACCTTGGATGCAGTTATACATGGAAAAATCTTCCATAAGTGATTTATGATGGATTTGTAATGCAAGTtttccttcttttatttttatttttatttttattttttgttgtgtgTTTTTTGGTTGTCAGAATTGAGTTGTAGTATGAATTTTTGTTGCTGAGCGTTTGCAAACACACCGGAAGAAAATGAACTTCTTATTATGAATGTTTAGTTCTTTATAAGTGATATATAATATActatctttgttttgttttaagtgTTGTTTGACTACGGATTTAACCTTTCTATTTAATTGTggttttggtatttttttgaGTACGATTTAATTTGTCACTTATACCATTTCTcaattactcttatctttttcaataaaattaattaatgttatctatttgaaaaagtaaagtttcttaaatttaaacaaagattgttttttaaaataaaatttgtttttttttttttttttttatcttcaacaTTCAATTCTATATCACATAGTGTGAATCTAGTATTGCTTGAAAccaattttgattaaaagagttgggaaaaagttaatttttctttacaattattaaaaaatatttgtacaatatttagattattatttgttatggaagagagataaagtatgttaaaaaaaatataatttgttgaagaaataaagagtaacaaaaaattgtttgttatgagagaaagataacacattaaatttattggaaagaaTTAATGCAAGTACAGTATAAATGTTATcaattacaaaacaaattataatataaCTTTCACCAATCTTTAACTTCTCATaaacttttctttaaaaaagaaaaactttgtttaaattttaacttcttaatCGTAACGTAATATTTTTTaacttcttatttttatttaaaattttattccatTTAAAAAACCTAAATAATGGCTTCCAATATTTGCAACATGGTTATAATGCCGAAGGGTTTTACTATTGTTCTTAATGATacgtatatttttatattcctCTTCGATTTAAAAATGTCTCTCTTAAGAAATTCTAGCTAGCCTAAACTCCTAATCACTAATACAACATGtccaaaaaaatcaatagaCTTCTAATTAGTTTTCCTACTAAATCATACCACTTTTAGTTTTATTTCACTAACTCCGTCCCACTAAACCACATCCCTAATATTAACTCATTTCATTTACATGATAAactcactaaaaaaaattctttgaaaatactcaagcacctaattttttttagggtctAATTTGAAAGCGCGACCAATATTATCCACAATAATATATTCAAAACAGTATATTGAAGTACATCGATTATTAAGAATAATTCtataatttctcaaaaaaaagaaacacttattaagaaatagaattaaattaatcattacacataataattttattaaactaTCCTTATTTTATaaggaaaaaacaaacttaaattgcattgaaaattgtgtgaaagaaaagttggagtatttattgagggtaaagttgaaagaaaaaaattaaagttgtattaaaaatgtaaagtgacattcattttgaaacaattttttaggttaaagtGACGCTCATTATGAAATGGAcggaataataataattccatATCATGTACACCATCTGAAAGTctcgtctttttttttttgtttttctcttagTCACAACGTACCAGAAATATTAATGAGGCAATTTAATTGCCTTTATATCATATTAGTGAAAAGATGGGCATCTTTCCGTTCTTTTTACTGCGCTAACATTTACgctaacatttgaaaattatgaacggtgatggtgtttgttgctttcaagttataacaaatcaaattacCCATGATTATCTAAGAATACATGGGATTAATTTGTATATGTTTTATAATACAATCATGGACTATATATTCTCAATATAAGTTT belongs to Medicago truncatula cultivar Jemalong A17 chromosome 6, MtrunA17r5.0-ANR, whole genome shotgun sequence and includes:
- the LOC120575852 gene encoding myb-related protein 315 produces the protein MSSSAENETHSNGGYTNRGLKKGPWSSEEDEKLKAYVYSLQAQYPTKKGVRNWNSVSKSAGLSRCGRSCRLRWMNHLDKDVKKGPFSKEEEKLFFELHAKLGGFKWSKMALQLKDVILIGLEWLLVQFLV
- the LOC25495314 gene encoding uncharacterized protein; this translates as MLYYDVGSNHIAPTSIAVADNGASTTPMAMMSYQQPPIQECSYIPNIDYLLSLPQFSFIQTMDCPGSSQSGYSQIPSPEETQYQILESISPENDGLLESMFKTAVSGECSYAATPMRPPEINLVDERGKKPISLENDVEDGDLINTDFWFNYGSYDNDNNNLHDKLPHNMKDTLDAVIHGKIFHK